A window of Staphylococcus lloydii genomic DNA:
AACGCTTATTCCTAATTATGCACTGTTGATAAGAAGATTTCATGATACTGGCCGAACTATGGTCATGCCAATTATCTTATTCGTGTTTTCAATTATCATTAATGTTGTACCTTCAATTATTAATGTACAACAATCAGATAACAATAATTTAACGGGTTCAATTATTGCTTTAATTTTATATTTAGTAGTATTTGTATTAAGTGTATATCAAATTGTAGTATGTTGTCTGGATAGTCAACGTCAACGTAATAAATATGGAGTGAGTCCAAAATATAAAGACGCAGAAGTTAATAATCATGGTGAGTCATCTCATGAGCAAAATATAAATAACTAACATGATAATTTAAATTAATAGGTCGATATTAAAAGCCAATCAACTTTTTTAACAAGTTGATTGGCTTTTATAATTACTAGCAAGTTTAGGTCTGACAGTTAATTGCTATTTTTTAAATGTAAGATAATGACGGATTATCTCTACCAAGTAAGTCATGTAAAGCTTTGTATTTGGTAAATAAATGTTCATAGGCTTTAACTTTTGCTTCTTCGGGTTGTTTACGATATAAAACAGCTTGCTTCATATTTGCTACAGTCGTTTCCAAATCGACATAAGCACCGCCGACATTAGCACCAAGCATCGCAGCACCCAATGCGGTTGCATTACTAGAATCCAAGACCACTACTTC
This region includes:
- a CDS encoding DUF805 domain-containing protein, which encodes MTSKVGFGTAYKLFWKNYVNFTGRSRRSEYWYTVLWHIIVCIPGILLLVGGVIGLIMGLIDNNTSASGVSVLCLIIGWIYLVVYGLATLIPNYALLIRRFHDTGRTMVMPIILFVFSIIINVVPSIINVQQSDNNNLTGSIIALILYLVVFVLSVYQIVVCCLDSQRQRNKYGVSPKYKDAEVNNHGESSHEQNINN